A single region of the Triticum dicoccoides isolate Atlit2015 ecotype Zavitan chromosome 2B, WEW_v2.0, whole genome shotgun sequence genome encodes:
- the LOC119365452 gene encoding putative DNA ligase 4, with protein MAATVRFGLLVAMFQAMTRDRTSAKKRGRLRTFLDRAYGASGRDDYFSALRLILPSLDRERGSYGLKEAALAAALVEALGIAKDSPDAVRLTNWRRGGGGRNAGNFSLVAAEVLQRRQGMTSGGLTIKEVNDALDRLSASDTRSEKASVLSSLIKKTNALEMKWLLMIIIKDLKLGISEKSIFHEFHPDAEDLFNVTCDLKWVCEKLNDRSQRHKRQDIEVGKAVRPQLAMRVGNASSAWKKLHGKPVVAECKFDGDRIQIHKHGEEIHFFSRTFLDHSEYTSGMSKFIKENILVDRCILDGEMLVWDTALNRFAEFGSNQEIAKAASEGLETNRQLCYIAFDILYSGDTSVIHQSLSERHEILRKVVKPLKGRLEILVPTGGLNTHRPPDEPCWSIFAPNIEDVEKFFKETVENRDEGIVLKDLDSKWEPGDRTGKWLKLKPDYIHAGADLDVIIIGGYYGSGRRGGEVAQFLVGLAVSSDDNSHPKRFLSFCRVGTGLSDEELATLVTKLKPHFSKSGTPKKTPRFYEVTNNSKERPDVWIESPDKSVILSITSDIRTIKSEVFAAPYCLRFPRIQRVRYDKPWHECLDVQSFVEIVHSSNGSMHKAEDDKSLKNDNLKNPKINKRGEKKNVSIIPSHLMKTDISGLKGETLIFANTMFYFVNTPPSYNLDYFHKLVVENGGSFSMNLNDSVTHCIAAEKKGIKYQAAIRHGRIIHYSWILDCCKQKILLRLQPKYILFLADFARHKFPEEIDSYADFYYWDIDVSDLKQIFINMDKVTVDPSMVHRYKKKYYADERFCFFQGCCVYLYHAPLVNEDYNVISDLALKRVKQDLTMHGGQYCSSLAPATHLVIVSVLQVYNFDILYKSFSPAERRYLHDKRLHVVSNKWLEDSVEKQMKLPETAYNLKPDTLEEIQIERSEEMAQPSNDKTAKNEDVEISHVKHARKRGRAASGSSKTVRAAPRPVRTTRARRGNKQAKIDDGEPEENGPGETGQDDEKSNTHHISRMEEDNSDKDQRPPRAAPRPVRRTSARRGTRQAKIDYRESDESGPGETGEDQKLGTDSVVKMEEDSLDEDQGPPAGAQFITLDEREPKVVKLSAAEDTTTSPKFESKGTSERADAGEGTSMAAEKIEQMVDPLHAMLLDMIPSLREDASSAPPAKVEHDPPRVRSSTSDNRAPVPETGGSASNPMAPAPRAGSSSYSAGVPAPDPNPVAPKKKKVSYKDLADEFLKDW; from the exons GTGCTGCAGCGGAGACAAGGAATGACTTCTGGCGGATTGACAATAAAGGAGGTTAATGACGCACTCGATCGTCTATCTGCAAGTGATACTAG GTCTGAGAAGGCTTCGGTTCTTTCAAGTCTGATCAAGAAAACCAATGCCCTTGAAATGAAGTGGCTTCTAATGATTATTATTAAAG ACTTGAAATTGGGGATCAGTGAGAAGAGCATATTCCATGAATTTCATCCTGACGCTGAGGACTTGTTCAATGTCACTTGTGACTTAAAATGGGTCTGTGAAAAGCTTAATGATCGAAGTCAAAGGCATAAACGTCAG GATATAGAAGTCGGAAAGGCTGTGAGGCCTCAGCTAGCTATGAGAGTCGGTAACGCTTCATCTGCATGGAAGAAG CTTCACGGCAAACCAGTGGTTGCTGAGTGCAAATTTGATGGTGACCGTATCCAAATTCATAAGCATGGGGAAGAGATTCATTTCTTCTCACG GACCTTTCTTGATCATTCTGAATATACATCTGGGATGTCCAAATTTATTAAGGAAAATATCCTGGTTGACAG GTGTATTTTGGATGGGGAGATGCTTGTTTGGGACACTGCGCTGAATCGGTTTGCTGAATTTGGCTCAAACCAGGAAATAG CAAAGGCTGCTAGTGAGGGGCTGGAGACAAATCGACAG TTGTGCT ATATTGCTTTTGACATTCTTTATTCTGGAGACACTAGTGTTATCCACCAAAGTTTGTCGGAGCGGCATGAAATTCTGCGGAAGGTTGTCAAACCTTTAAAGGGTCGTCTTGAGATTTTGGTCCCAACAGGTGGTCTAAACACCCATCGTCCCCCAG ATGAACCATGCTGGTCCATTTTTGCTCCCAATATTGAAGACGTTGAGAAATTCTTCAAGGAGACTGTCGAAAACAG AGATGAGGGAATTGTACTAAAGGACCTTGATTCCAAATGGGAACCTGGTGATCGAACTGGAAAGTGGCTTAAACTAAAGCCTGATTATATACATGCTGGTGCTGATCTGGATGTTATTATTATAG GTGGATATTATGGATCAGGGCGTCGAGGAGGAGAG GTTGCACAGTTTTTAGTTGGTCTTGCAGTGTCTTCAGATGATAATAGTCACCCCAAAAG ATTTCTTTCATTTTGTCGAGTCGGTACCGGTCTCTCCGATGAAGAACTTGCCACTCTAGTCACGAAACTGAAGCCCCACTTTAG CAAAAGTGGGACCCCCAAAAAAACACCCAGATTTTATGAAGTAACAAACAATTCGAAGGAGCGGCCAGATGTTTGGATAGAAAGCCCTGATAA GTCAGTCATACTATCTATAACAAGTGATATTCGAACAATCAAATCCGAG GTTTTTGCTGCCCCATACTGCTTGAGGTTCCCCCGCATTCAACGAGTGAGATATGATAAGCCATGGCACGAGTGCCTTGATGtgcaat CATTTGTGGAGATCGTGCACTCAAGTAATGGGTCAATGCACAAGGCAGAAGATGATAAGAGTCTGAAAAACGACAACTTAAAGAACCCAAAAATAAACAAAAGGGGGGAGAAGAAGAATGTATCAATCATCCCTTCACATCTTATGAAGACTGACATATCAGGCTTAAAGGGCGAAACCCTGATATTTGCAAACACGATGTTCT ATTTTGTCAACACCCCTCCGTCATATAACCTCGACTATTTCCATAAACTGGTTGTGGAGAATGGAGGATCTTTCTCGATGAATCTTAATGACTCTGTTACTCACTGCATAGCAGCAGAGAAGAAAG GTATCAAATATCAGGCGGCCATACGCCACGGAAGGATCATTCATTATTCCTGGATCTTGGACTGTTGCAAGCAAAAAATACTTCTTCGTTTGCAACCCAA GTATATCCTCTTTCTTGCAGATTTTGCTAGGCACAAATTTCCTGAAGAGATTGACTCGTACGCTGATTTTTACTACTGGGACATCGATGTTTCTGACCTGAAGCAG attttcatcaacatggacaaagTTACTGTTGATCCAAGCATGGTACATCGGTACAAAAAGAAGTATTATGCAGATGAAAGATTCTGCTTCTTCCAGGGTTGCTGCGTTTACTTGTATCATGCACCTTTAGT GAATGAGGACTACAATGTAATATCTGATCTTGCACTAAAGAGGGTGAAGCAGGACCTTACAATGCATGGTGGTCAGTATTGCAGTAGCCTTGCTCCTGCCACACATTTGGTTATAGTTTCAGTTCTTCAGGTGTACAATTTTGACATATTGTACAAGAG CTTCTCTCCAGCTGAGAGGCGTTACCTACACGACAAAAGATTGCATGTTGTCAGTAACAAGTGGTTAGAAGATTCAGTGGAGAAACAAATGAAACTGCCTGAAACCGCCTACAACCTTAAACCAGATACATTAGAAGAAATACAAATCGAAAGGAG TGAGGAAATGGCCCAGCCCTCTAATGACAAGACTGCTAAAAATGAGGATGTTGAAATATCTCATGTTAAACATGCAAGGAAAAGGGGCAGGGCGGCCAGCGGTAGTTCGAAAACTGTACGGGCTGCTCCTAGGCCAGTCCGAACAACAAGGGCTAGAAGAGGAAATAAGCAGGCAAAAATAGATGATGGTGAACCTGAAGAAAACGGTCCTGGTGAAACAGGTCAAGATGATGAAAAGTCGAACACACATCACATCTCCAGGATGGAAGAAGATAACAGTGACAAGGACCAACGACCACCTCGAGCTGCTCCTAGACCAGTTCGAAGAACAAGTGCTAGAAGAGGAACCCGGCAAGCAAAAATAGACTATCGTGAATCTGACGAAAGCGGCCCTGGTGAAACAGGTGAAGATCAAAAGCTGGGCACAGATTCTGTCGTAAAGATGGAAGAAGATAGCCTGGATGAAGACCAAGGACCGCCAGCAGGTGCCCAGTTCATCACACTGGATGAGCGAGAGCCAAAAGTCGTCAAATTGAGTGCAGCAGAGGATACGACAACCAGTCCAAAGTTCGAAAGCAAAGGAACTTCTGAAAGAGCAGACGCTGGTGAAGGAACAAGCATGGCAGCCGAGAAGATAGAACAGATGGTGGATCCTCTGCATGCGATGCTTCTCGACATGATACCGTCGCTTAGGGAAGACGCAAGCAGCGCTCCCCCAGCCAAAGTTGAGCACGATCCGCCGCGTGTGAGAAGTTCCACGTCGGATAACAGGGCTCCGGTGCCTGAGACAGGAGGCTCTGCATCCAATCCCATGGCTCCAGCACCGCGTGCAGGAAGTTCGTCATACAGTGCGGGGGTTCCAGCCCCAGATCCAAACCCCGTGGCTCCGAAGAAGAAAAAGGTGAGCTACAAAGATCTGGCCGACGAGTTTCTGAAAGATTGGTGA